A segment of the Ananas comosus cultivar F153 unplaced genomic scaffold, ASM154086v1, whole genome shotgun sequence genome:
CTGATGCATGGATTAACCTATGCGCcaggttcaaaatttgaactcaaatttctcCATGCACCTACTGCATGGATCATCTCATACACCATTATTCAATTTTCTCTCCTTCtgccttttttctttctccttttttttcttcttcttcctcttttttttatgcttcaacaacctcaaatcccgatagtagggcggaggaggcggagcgggagcgcacgTTGGCAGCTCTCATTCAGTTTCAGAAGTTTAACCCACCTACCTTTGAAGGTGGAGTGGTGGAGCCAGCGAtcgtggagtcatggatcgactctATGGAGACACTTTTCGAGGATCTtaacaccttggagaaggacaaggtatactcgccacacattgcctcgagaaggcggcgaaggtgtggtggaagcatGTTAGGCGGGATCGATCGCCCGATCTTACGcctatgttgtgggaggagttccggaGGGCGGTGTTtgccaactacttccccgatactgTGAAGCGGGAGTTGCAAgagaaattccgcaagttgCGACAGGGGGACCGCTCCGTGGCAGattacgagcaggagttctcccaccttatcgactgcgtcccggaggttgttcgtgatgaccgggaccgggctgaCTGGTTCTTATGAGGACTCCAGCTGAGGATTTACGAGAGGGTGCAAATTCTCAAgttgacgacctttgcggaggtctttgatcgagccctatgggcggagcacggcagcgcccacgtgcgagaggagcgcgaggcaaTGGCGGAGTCAAGGGACGAGGGGAAGAAGCGGGCAgtgggcggtgccgggggccagTCAAATGCAAAGAAACTccctcggtatccccggcaGCAGTCGAAGAGTGGCAGGCCGTTCCGTTGTGTCATTTGCGGCGGCGATCATCGGCCGCCAGTATGCCCGCAGCGCGAGGaaaagtgcttcaagtgcggccaGCCCGGGCACATGTcacgggagtgcccgagctgggGTTCTTCTGCACCTACCTCGGCATCAGTTCCTTATACCGCGAGACAGCAGGCGGGGCTACCACCGGCTTTGTCGGCTGGACGTTCATCTTCttcgcgtcagccggaggcttcgagggcaccgagtgggcgggtttttgccactcaggtgcaGGAGGAGCCGGTTCCTGTCcccgacgacatcgtggcaggtattatttcaatcagaggcactagagctagagctttatttgacacaggtgcacgcattcattcatagatgcatCATTCGTTAGGACTCATGGCATTAAGATCGTGCACcattatgactattggacggTAAATTCGGTCAAGCATACTTTTCATGTTCACGAAGAATGTGTAGCGTGCCTAGTGCAGATTGGTGACTGGGTCATGCCGATCGATCTGTTGGTGTTGAATCGGATGTGGGGTTTCGATGTGATTTTGGGGACCAACtagctctccaagtattatgccgtgatagattgcgaaagtaaggtgatcacgttccgtgagcctGATCGGGAGGAGCTAGTGTATCAGGCAGCTAAAAGCTCGCTTTTCGCGGCGACCGTGTCGGCGGcacgggcgaggaaaatgataaaaggcggttgtgtggcctacttggcgacaatggtGGAAGCCCAAAAAAAGCACCCGGATTTGGGAGGCATTCGGGTGGTGTGCgaatttccggatgtatttccggcggagttaccgggattgccaccggaccgggagatcgagttcgttattgattTGGTCCCGGGGGCGgcgccgatctcgaaggccccatatagaatggcaccggcggagctaaaagagcttaaggcacaattgcaagacttgctcgacaaagACTTTGTGAGGCCGAATGTGTCAccctggggagctccggtgctgttCGTTAAAaagaaggacggcacacttcgactctgcgtggattaccgcgagttcaacaaggtcacagtgaagaataagtatccgctgccaaggattgatgacttatttgaccagttgcaggggtcaagggtatattcaaagattgatcttcaatcggggtatcatcagttgaagatacggcccgaagatgtgcacaagacggcgtaccgtacgcggtattgccattatgagttcacgatgatgccgtttgggcttactaacgccccggcggcgttcatggacttaatgaatagagtcttccgtccgctattggaccggtgcgtcgtgatattcattgacgacgtattggtatattctcggaccgaggaagaacacgaggagcacttgaggacagtgttggaaatactccgaaaagaaaagttgtatgccaagctaaagaaatgtgacttttggctatcggaggtcactttcttgggtcacgttatTTCCGGAGATGGTATTTCGGTAGAtccgaagaaagtggaggcaattaaagattggcctcgcccgacgagcgtatcggaggtccgcagttttcttggacttgcgggctactatcggcggttcgtggaggggttcgctaaaataactactccactaacgcgccttacacacaaaggggtgaagtatgtttggagccccgaatgcgagcgaagcttcgaggagttaaaggaaaggttgaccacgaccccggtgcttgctctaccgacgccgggggagacctttgtggtatatagtgatgcttcctacgtgggactcgggtgtgtcttgatgcaaaacgggcgggttatagcttatgcttcacgccaaCTGAAgacttatgagaagaactacccgattcatgatcttgagctagcggcggttattttcgcgctaaagctatggaggcattacctatatggggaacattgtgagatctatacggatcacaaaagccttaagtacctgttcacccaaaaggagttgaatatgcgacagcggcggtggttagaattgttgaaagactatgatgttactattctatagcaccccgggaaggcgaatgtcgtggccgatgcacttagtagaaaatcgggGGAAAGtttggcttcggcaattacaccccaaccactattgcaaaaagagatgcaacggcttggttTGGAAGTAGTACCACCGGGAGTATCGGCGACACTTGCGGCGTTGGTTGTTCGACCGACGCtattggagaggattaaagagtTGCAAGCTGTAGAtgaatatctccaaaaggtgcgtggggaagttgagagcggtagtgccgatgattttggcattgggaccgacggcgcactccggtttagaaaccgttggtgtgtgcctaagaatAAGGACATCCgcagggcgatcatgcaagaggcgcaccaatccccttatagtatacacccgggcggcaccaaaatgtatcaagatttgaagttgcactattggtggccgggcatgaagaaagacattggggagtttgtggcgcaatgccttacttgccaacaagtaaaagcggagcgacggtttccggcgggaaagttgcaaagtttacctatacccgtttggaaatgggaaaatattgcaatggacttcgtgaccgggttgcctcgatctcaaggtgggcacgatgcaatttgggtgattgtagaccggttgacgaagtcggcgcatttcctaccgattcatattacatggtcgggggacaagttggctcaagtgtatattgacgagattgtgagactgcatggggtgcccgTGTCTATTgtgtcggatcgggacccgaggttcacctttcacttttggaggagtctacaggaggctttgggcacgcggctcgactttagcacgacatttcatcctcaaagtgatggtcaatcggagaggacaatacaaatacttgaggatatgcttcgagcgtgtgtactggaTTATAAGGGCAATTGGCATGATCATCttccgatggcggagttcgcgtacaataacagttatcaagaaagtatcgcgatggcgccattcgaggccctttatggaaagaagtgtcgctctccAATTCATTAGAGCGATGTGGGCGAAAAGGCGGCTATGGGccccgatgtagtgcgggaggcagAGGAGAAAGTCCGTCTTGCTCGCCAAAGGCTTGCTATGGCGCAGTCccgacaaaagagctatgccgacaagcggagGAAAGATATAGAATTTGTTGTTGGAGACCACGTGTTCCTGAAGATTTCGCCGATGCTAGGGATTAAACGGTTCGGtatccgtgggaagctaagtccccggtaccttgGACCGTTTAAGGTGTTGGAGCGGGTCGGCACGGTGGCATACAGGATAGCATTACCACCaaggcttgcgggagtacacgacgtgttccatgtatcgaatctccgcaagtatgtgcaCGATCCCGAGCATGTTCTCTCGTTTGAACCGTCCGAGATTCAAGAGGACATGATATATGAGGAGTTTTCGGCATACATCATCAatcgagaagtaagaaaactacgaaatcgcgagattccgtatgttaaaattcgttggtgcaatcacgacgaccgggaagctacttgggagctcgagagcgcaatgAGGGAACATTACCCTCATCTCTTCGATGAGCTGAActgaggtatgaatttaagttaaattaagctagtttcgcggacgaaactaagtataaggggtggagaatgtaacgtatcgaaactcgaaaacgataatcgaactttaatcaaattggttaaagcgTCGAGAGAAATGGGCTGGCGAGTTCCATTGTAcgttccaacaaggttggaatgggcaaaatggagtttaagaagtgttggaatggttttggcatcgaacggcgcgaagtagagtcgaaacgatgcaaaaacagcattctggagcattgtgtaccggtacgccatgatggctgtaccggtacagcaagcaaccCCAGCACTGGTTGCTCTTGGGTTGGAGTCTGCgcgaaggtgtaccggtacgggacccatgtaccggtacgggacccatgtaccggtacacaagctAAGCAACCGAGagagtttgctctcgggtttgggcctCTCCGTAGgtccgtaccggtacacaaacccgtgtaccggtacacggcagGTCTGACAGCCCAGTAAAGTCTGCTACAGagataaagttgaggggcctatttgctTATGTTACAAAATGATAAAGggctacctctctctctcttttcacagcacacacacctctctctcactttctctcactttctctctttagaaagCTCTTCAAGAGGTGGAgttggaggagatttgaaggAGAAAACTTGGGATTTGGAGGACTAAGAAGCTAGGgttctctcctacaaggtggactttggGAGTTTTAGGCCAAGGTGAGGTTTTGTGTAAGGTTAGGCTTAGGGCTTGAGTTTTGATGCCCTAAACCTTTGGGTTTTGACCTTCTAGCTAGATTAGAAATCTCCTAGAGCCAAGAACACCATGAAAGCTTGGTTTTCTTGAGGAACTCTCATGGTGGATCtctagggctcaaagtagatgccctagggatggttctaaaagcttagaaaccttattagagagcttcccaagtgattctaagctttcttttgcttagcaatgagatcaatctaggggaaatacaaaaaatggcatgttagggcatcccaaagaggggttttgcctaagttaggttttgatctattttgatcatgtagaaacctaattgagggtatt
Coding sequences within it:
- the LOC109704673 gene encoding uncharacterized protein LOC109704673 is translated as MAESRDEGKKRAVGGAGGQSNAKKLPRYPRQQSKSGRPFRCVICGGDHRPPVCPQREEKCFKCGQPGHMSRECPSWGSSAPTSASVPYTARQQAGLPPALSAGRSSSSRSGGLCAERSACTSCSCSTTSCGGSAPVTAIPPTASGSSAPIFDVLEAEQEPTLAAMTAFKRFNPPTFNGDVKDPWMTEN